The Penaeus monodon isolate SGIC_2016 chromosome 17, NSTDA_Pmon_1, whole genome shotgun sequence genome contains the following window.
AAACCCAGAAGGCGGAAAAATAGCAAGAAATCAAGAAATCGCACGTAAGCGCCAGTGATACATTTGAGATCGTTGTTTTGCTTGTTTGGCCTCAactttaaaatgttaataataataaaccagcgGGGAGTGCTCAGTACATTTGTTTAAGTATAAGTTTTGGATtacatttatactttttattgaaATGGATTAATTGTAGGAGGAAACCCTGAGTGTTAGACTTCTTTAACCTTCAAAATAGTGTCTAGTTCTCGTGGCTTGTTTAttgcgaaatatatatatgtgtgtgtgtgtaattcaagTCAGTCACGGTTTCAATAAATGGTAAGCAtggaaaacaaaaatgtatatttaataaaaaaaatatgtgtacacatacgcacacacagatttTGTTTTAGATGCATTTCTATATATGCGTGAgtggatgtatgtattatatacatatatatatatatatatatatatatatatatatatatatatatatataatacatgtgtgtgttgtatgtatatatatatatatatatatatatatatatatatatatatatatatatatatatataaatgcatctaAAACAGAAATGTGTGGGAAACAGTGACTGCCTTCCACGTGTTGCAGAGCCGCTACTGACGTCAATATACGGATCCCGAGCACGCCGGATGTTTCTCAAAACATTAACTCTTCTGATAAGCTTCTGTCTACGTCAGATTTGTTGCATTtttgcatacataaaaatataggcATGATACACACTTGCAAACATTTATGCACACTGCATCTATActctgtgtatatgtaaatacatacatatattcataaattaataaaaatcattcTCTGACCTCGTTCGTATCGTAAAGCTGTGATAAGTAAATGCTTACAAAATATGACTCGGCCCAGCTATAGGCTCCATCAGTTATTGTGGGAATATTTTACTCTAGGGTATTGATACATATTTCGATACTGTTCAGTTCGTTTAAATCTGTGGTTAAGAAATGTTAatttgaaattgattttttttttagcccagtGACGTTCTTGCTAAATGACTTACTATTTCTTTTAGTCTCGATCATGTAAGAGCTAAATGAAGACCTGCGAATAGAATCTTTTCAGAGATTTAAAGTACCCGTTCCTCTCTGCATAAGTTAACCTGTAAATGGTTTTAACAGCATTCAGCTTAGAATATGATTAAATCAAGGAATGATGAACCCCGTTAGTTTTAGAAAATTAGCATGTGTTTAAGTTGTCAATTAAGTACAAGTCGTACTAAACCATGGACATAGAGGAAGTACGTTATATATTAAGTGAGTGTAGCACTCCGACTGTCGATTAACAAATGTCATAATCTATGGATTTGTAATGTCATATTCATGATCAATTGAAGATTATGCTTCATTAGAATTTCAAAACAACCGCTAAATTACACTactttaaatgtattatatcagTCTTGTTTGGTATCCTTGCTTCCAAAGATGCACGTTTCGTCTCGCCCTTTCGCTTCTATTTAGGTTGCTCGTTTTAACAATCAGCCTCATAATACAGATACAATATTTGTTACAgattaaaaatttgaatttatcAGGCATGCAAGACAAACTACATTCACAACCCAAGGgcttagatataaatagataaaggaggTATCGCAATTTTGGTGTAATGATACCGTAAATAAGCCCAGTCTACTGGGCAATGCCACACTAATGAAAGTATCACAGAGTGAATGGGTATTTGATACTTGAAGCTGATGTGCAGCTTATGCCGTGATACCTGCCTGCGTGTCAGCGTGCACATGCCACTTTATCGTGTTCCAAGTGTTCAATCAGTTTATGACCGGACTCATCGCCTGAATAGATTTAGCGTTCTCCTCACAAAACGTACATTTtcacatgtatataattacaccTTTTAGATTCATTTAATGACTTTTTCCATtccatattttttcaatttatgtaATATCCTGAAGCATTTCCTTTTAATCTGCAGGAATTTAACGAATGTAGTCGTATAAATTAGCAGTTGAATTATAGGCTTTTACCTATATAACTAGGGGTTTGGGCTACGAATGTAGTTAATTAAAAATAGCAAAAGAactgtttataatttattaaaatatgtaacatGTGTATTAATACTAAAATCACAACCTTGAAACGATATAAATAAAACTAGAGCTCTTGCCCGTGATGAAGAATGAGGAAAGGATACAATGTTTCGTAATTTCTTTGGCGTCTGTCTTCCTGCACCATCACAGGATCTGGCTCAGCTTGCTCCCTCGCGTCTTGTTCTGCAACGGATACGTAGTATTCCTGTTCATCATCAAGTTCCGCGCGTTCATCTGAAACCCAACGATATCCATACACTGGTTGGTTGGATCCGGTGATCTCCCCTAGCTGGTATTTTCCTTGGGCACCAGATTCCTTTTGATCTTTTTCTCCCTGTGTGTCATACCTTGCTTGGTCTCCTGTGAGAACCTGAGTTTCATATCCTATAGGATCTGCGAGAACAATCTGCGCTCTTTCATTCGCTCGGTATTCGCGATTATTTTCACTGTCACGAGTGTTAGGCTTCACGGAGGACTGAGGCTCAAATTGCGACGCCAAGACACGTGCATTAGTTGGAGGGCCTCCACCTGATTTAATAGCATACATGTTATACCCTAACTGTAAATCATAGGGAAAGTGATTATCAGTTGCTGCTTCTACATGAGGAGGTAGGACTGTTACATGACTCTCTGTGAGGAACCTATAAGCTTGGTGACCGTGATTCGAAGGTGAAAGGGAGTCGTAGGTTAGGTGTGTCGTGTCCCCGGCGCCATTTCCAATCAGGCTATCTTGAACCGTCCCTGCAAGAGAGGATAGTGTTTCCCCTTTGTATTTCTAGGAATTCATGGGAATCAGCTTGATAACGtttcaatataatgatgataaagctcGTATACTAAAGGATAAGGACTAATTTACCTGTATGTTCATTCGAGGGAGTGTATGAACCATGGGGTCTGCGTCCCGAAGTTGATTCTCGGTCTCGCGGCTCAAGctagaaagggaaatgaaattagCGGCTACATTTTGTTCGTCACCATGATCAGTGAAGCAGATACCTCTACAGGAAAGCATATATCATCGCTACAGTAACGAAacttcatacaatataatatacgtaGGACTGTACAGCAACATAAGTTAACAGTGAACATAACTGTACAGTGCAGTATATTTAGATAAACAGTGTAAATGGCCCGAACTATGAGCAAATTAATTAAAACGATAGTCATTCTTATGAGGTATAACAGTTTGCTCAGCACACACATTTCTACAGAAACAACGGCAAGTTATTCTCTAAAAACATGAAGAGTCATCACAAAACGTCGCATTATTTCCGTGTACAGTCACAATCAAATGCACTTTCCTATGGTTGTGAAAGCTCATTCTAAGTTGCTTATTACTCATGCCCGTTACAGAATTCGAGACGTAATTTGAAGAGCTTTTGGCCTAGACTATATAAATTAATAAGCACGTGTAAACTATCAACGAGCAGATAAATAAAACAGGTTAATTATATATTGGATTTCATAATCTTACTTATCAAGTCAATGTGTTGGAGATTAAAATCAAACTCATTAATGAATCATCAAATATAAATCGTCATTCTTTTGTGCATTCACGTTTCGTTTTAcgtttgtaaatattttaaatattcgaGGCACGAGTTCAGTACAATACGATGAACTACGACCAACCATTTTATCCTTAAATTCGTATTAACGAacaaatacgtaaaaaaataataggggaAAAGGCATCTAACTATCAAAACAAGCGCTCAAACTTCTACCAATGATTACTATTTAAGAATTACCTTTTCGGACTTATATAGTAATCCCTTGCGCGGTAGTTTCACAGAAATCGTGGGGGTTTTGATATAGGATTTCTTTTTAATCTTGGTGTTAATAAGCTTAAAAACTTTGGTCGGATTGGAAGTAATCCCGTTAGTATGTTTGttaaatgctgttttttttttgtccatatcTATATTCCAAAAGGCTCAtgttaatggtattaatgataattgtaatgatggcgatggcgatggcgatgataatatgataatgataatgatgatgatgatgatgattgatgatgattggtgatgattgatgatgatgattgatgatgattggtgatgattggtgatgattggtgatgattgatgatgattgatgatgattgatgatgattgatgatgattgatgatgatgatgatgatgatgattgatgatgattggtgatgattgatgatgatgatgatgattgtgatgatgatgatgattgatgatgatgatgatgagatgattgatgatgattggtgatgattggtgatgattgatgatgatgattgatgatgattgatgatgattggtgatgatgatgatgattgatgatgatgataatgatgatgataatgataatgataattgatgataatgatgataatgatgatgatgatgatgataatggtgatgatatttatCAGGAGAAGCAAAGTATATGTAGAGTTA
Protein-coding sequences here:
- the LOC119583715 gene encoding uncharacterized protein LOC119583715 isoform X3, which encodes MSSSLGFSIRQYYQDLLNYYSLYQAPTNHLPLDLESAVYEAPGPESGIYAHTTYQQNLPHYYVVYPYGSNWSPAGGSSLMQDFRYESPSASEAAGSGVYRLTLDRLREALRAPSDQPDDEESPNGSAKPPTNPDDPPASPDEPPVKPENLPMNPSESPTNRQEPASASKESRSPSRIPSQLRTLFSRVGRESSHACQLEPRDRESTSGRRPHGSYTPSNEHTGTVQDSLIGNGAGDTTHLTYDSLSPSNHGHQAYRFLTESHVTVLPPHVEAATDNHFPYDLQLGYNMYAIKSGGGPPTNARVLASQFEPQSSVKPNTRDSENNREYRANERAQIVLADPIGYETQVLTGDQARYDTQGEKDQKESGAQGKYQLGEITGSNQPVYGYRWVSDERAELDDEQEYYVSVAEQDAREQAEPDPVMVQEDRRQRNYETLYPFLILHHGQEL